In the Brassica napus cultivar Da-Ae chromosome A7, Da-Ae, whole genome shotgun sequence genome, one interval contains:
- the LOC106358428 gene encoding 60S ribosomal protein L10a-2 → MSKLQSEVLREGITAVKGKADEKKRNFVETVELQIGLKNYDPQKDKRFSGSVKLPHIPRPKMKICMLGDAQHVEEAEKIGLDYMDVEALKKLNKNKKLVKKLAKKYHAFLASESVIKQIPRLLGPGLNKAGKFPTLVSHQESLEGKVNETKATVKFQLKKVLCMGVAVGNLSMEEKQLFQNVQMSVNFLVSLLKKNWQNVRCLYLKSTMGPPQRIF, encoded by the exons ATGAG TAAGCTTCAAAGCGAGGTTCTTAGAGAAGGGATCACAGCTGTTAAGGGCAAAGCCGATGAGAAAAAACGCAACTTTGTCGAAACGGTTGAGCTTCAGATTGGTCTCAAGAACTACGACCCACAAAAGGACAAGCGTTTCAGTGGTTCTGTCAAGCTCCCTCACATTCCTCGCCCTAAAATGAAGATCTGTATGCTCGGAGATGCTCAGCATGTTGAGGAG GCTGAGAAGATTGGACTAGACTATATGGACGTTGAGGCTTTGAAAAAGCTTAACAAGAACAAGAAGCTTGTTAAGAAGCTTGCCAAGAAGTACCATGCGTTCCTGGCTTCTGAATCGGTCATTAAGCAGATCCCTCGTCTTCTTGGTCCTGGTCTTAACAAGGCAG GAAAGTTCCCGACGCTAGTGAGTCACCAAGAGTCGTTGGAAGGGAAGGTGAATGAGACAAAAGCGACAGTGAAGTTCCAGTTGAAGAAGGTTTTGTGTATGGGTGTTGCTGTTGGTAACCTTTCCATGGAAGAGAAGCAGCTCTTTCAGAATGTTCAGATGAGTGTTAACTTCCTTGTCTCGCTGTTGAAGAAGAATTGGCAAAAC GTAAGGTGTTTGTACTTGAAGAGCACCATGGGACCACCACAAAGGATCTTTTGA
- the LOC125575065 gene encoding dephospho-CoA kinase-like — protein MRIVGLTGGIASGKSTVSNLFKASGIPVVDADVVARNVLKKGSGGWKRVVAAFGEEILLPSREVDRPKLGQMVFSSDSKRQLLNKLMAPYISTGIFWEILKQWAKGAKVIVVDIPLLFEVKMDKWTKPIVVVWVSQETQLKRLMGRDGLSEEDAGNRVMAQMSLDLKRSKADVVIENNGDLDHLNQQFSKVLSEIRRPLTWTEFWRSRQGTFSVLGLVTSGLFVCKHFSIGP, from the exons ATGAGAATCGTAGGGCTAACGGGAGGCATAGCGTCTGGGAAGAGTACAGTCTCCAACCTCTTTAAGGCTAGTGGCATTCCCGTTGTTGACGCTGATGTCGTTGCACGA AATGTGTTGAAGAAAGGAAGCGGTGGATGGAAAAGAGTAGTTGCAGCTTTCGGGGAGGAGATTCTTCTTCCTAGTAGAGAAGTGGACCGGCCAAAACTCGGTCAGATGGTCTTCTCTTCAGATTCCAAGCGCCAACTTCTAAACAA GCTGATGGCTCCATACATATCAACTGGTATCTTTTGGGAGATtctgaaacaatgggcgaaagGAGCTAAAGTGATCGTTGTCGATATCCCGTTGCTGTTCGAAGTGAAGATGGATAAATGGACGAAACCCATTGTTGTCGTGTGGGTCAGTCAAGAAACTCAGCTCAAGAGACTGATGGGGAGAGATGGACTGAGCGAGGAAGATGCCGGAAACAGAGTGATGGCTCAGATGTCGTTGGATTTGAAAAGAAGCAAGGCTGATGTTGTGATCGAGAATAATGGAGATCTCGACCACCTCAACCAACAGTTCAGTAAGGTATTGTCTGAAATCAGAAGACCACTGACTTGGACTGAGTTTTGGCGTTCAAGACAAGGAACCTTCTCGGTTCTTGGTTTGGTGACTTCAGGACTCTTTGTTTGCAAACATTTCAGTATTGGCCCTTAG
- the LOC106356534 gene encoding protein CENTRORADIALIS-like: protein MARISADPLMVGRVIGDVVDSCLQAVKMTVTYNCDKQVYNGHELFPSAVTNKPKVEVHGGDMRSFFTLVMTDPDVPGPSDPYLREHLHWIVTDIPGTTDVTFGNEIVGYEMPRPNIGIHRFVYLLFKQNRRGSVVSVPSYRDQFNTRMFAHDNDLGLPVAAVFFNCQRETAARRR, encoded by the exons ATGGCCCGGATTTCAGCAGACCCACTTATGGTTGGAAGAGTGATCGGAGACGTTGTGGACAGTTGTTTGCAGGCAGTGAAAATGACTGTGACTTATAACTGCGACAAGCAAGTCTACAATGGCCATGAACTTTTCCCTTCTGCAGTTACAAACAAACCAAAGGTTGAAGTTCATGGGGGTGACATGAGGTCATTCTTCACTTTG GTCATGACTGATCCTGATGTCCCAGGACCTAGCGATCCTTATCTCAGGGAGCATTTGCACTG GATTGTTACCGATATCCCAGGGACAACCGACGTGACATTTG GAAATGAAATAGTAGGGTACGAGATGCCTCGGCCAAACATAGGGATCCACCGATTTGTGTACTTGCTTTTCAAGCAGAACCGTAGGGGAAGTGTTGTTTCTGTGCCGTCTTACAGAGACCAGTTCAACACTCGTATGTTTGCACATGATAATGATCTCGGTCTACCCGTTGCAGCAGTTTTCTTCAACTGTCAGCGTGAGACCGCCGCTAGACGCCGTTGA